A single genomic interval of Sphingopyxis sp. CCNWLW2 harbors:
- a CDS encoding sterol desaturase family protein translates to MDKLPDPVVYAVPAFILLLIVEMLISLRADKSRYEARDTLTSLMLGTVSQIAGALVGAAVIGMSVWVYQFRLFDIGIAFKTWWWAWILCFFLDDLAYYAFHRSAHRVRWFWASHVIHHSSQHYNLSTALRQTWTGFFSLTFLFRLPLFLIGFPPAMVFFCAGLNLIYQFWIHTEAIKRLPRWFEAVMNTPSHHRVHHGVNPRYLDANYAGVFIIWDKMFGSFVPERDDEPVRYGIVKQLGSFNILWAAVHEWVGIAKDVWHAPWKHKLDYMWREPGWSHDGSRATSAMIKQRWAAGRDE, encoded by the coding sequence GTGGATAAGCTCCCCGATCCCGTCGTCTACGCAGTCCCTGCCTTCATCCTGCTGCTGATCGTCGAGATGCTCATCTCGCTGCGCGCCGACAAGAGCCGGTACGAGGCGCGCGACACGCTGACCTCGCTGATGCTTGGGACGGTGAGCCAGATCGCGGGCGCGCTCGTCGGTGCGGCGGTGATCGGCATGTCGGTGTGGGTGTACCAGTTTCGCCTGTTCGACATCGGGATCGCGTTCAAGACATGGTGGTGGGCGTGGATCCTCTGCTTCTTCCTCGACGATCTCGCTTATTATGCCTTCCACCGCAGCGCGCACCGCGTGCGCTGGTTCTGGGCGAGCCATGTCATCCACCACAGCTCGCAGCATTATAATCTTTCGACCGCGCTGCGGCAGACGTGGACGGGCTTTTTCAGCCTGACCTTCCTGTTTCGCCTGCCGCTCTTTCTCATCGGTTTTCCGCCCGCGATGGTCTTCTTCTGCGCGGGGCTCAACCTGATCTACCAGTTCTGGATCCATACCGAGGCGATCAAGCGGCTGCCCCGATGGTTCGAGGCGGTGATGAACACCCCGTCGCACCACCGCGTCCATCATGGCGTGAACCCGCGCTACCTCGACGCCAATTATGCGGGCGTGTTCATCATCTGGGACAAGATGTTCGGCAGCTTCGTTCCCGAACGCGACGACGAGCCGGTGCGTTACGGCATCGTCAAGCAGCTCGGCAGCTTCAACATCCTCTGGGCCGCGGTGCACGAATGGGTCGGGATCGCGAAGGATGTCTGGCACGCGCCGTGGAAGCACAAGCTGGACTATATGTGGCGCGAGCCCGGCTGGAGCCACGACGGCAGCCGCGCGACGAGCGCGATGATCAAGCAACGCTGGGCGGCGGGGCGCGATGAATAA